The genomic interval TGAATAATAAATTATTTCACAATTTTCTGGCTAACCGCAATTCCCTTGTCATTTTTAAGCGTGATAATGTAAGCTCCGGATGGTAAAAGCGCTGTATTAATGAAATACTCCTTTTTCAAAACAATGTTGTCGCTGAATACGCTTTGCCCTTGCTTATTAACGATTTGTAATACTCCGGAAGTTGCTTTTTTAAACTGAATATTTAATTTATCTGTCGAAGGATTTGGATAAACATTCATATAATCACTTTTATTTTGTGGCTCCACCGCAAGAATTGGCACAACCGTTATAGAAGATTCATACTGTTGTGATTCAGAAACGGCGCTGAATGCCTGAATCCGGTATGTATACGTTTTATTCACTGCGACATCCTTATCTACGTAACTAACCGTTTTGTCATCAAACTCTTTTATTTTAGTAAAAACGGCGGAAGAATCGGTTTTTCTTTCCAGAACATAATTAGTTGCACCTGTGGCAGATGGCCATTCTACCTGTACTGTCATACCCGCCTGAATAGATGAAAGAGAAAGCAGCAACGGGTCACCAATAGTAACATTATTAAAAGAAAAGGCACTCAGTCCCGTACTATTGGTAATATACGGCCCACGAAAAACCGAAATGTTTGCCGGTTTTACAATCGGAAGATAATTGATCGTTTTTGCAGTAACGGGTTCCGTCATTGACAATGTCACACGGTTTCCGGCCGCTGTACCCGATTTGACTTTGGCAGGTGATGCATTATTTCCATCGAGGAAAAAGAAGTTACGGTTACTCATTGTCACTGGCGTACCATCCTCCCCTTTTATTATCGTATCTGCCGGCCATTTTAAATGTTGTCCTTCATCAAACAAAAGCACGATTTCATCTTTTTTTGCTGAAGAGTAATATGCCTTTTTTATGTCAGGGCACGAAACATCAACGGTATCCGCTAATCCGTAATTTTTCGGACTTAAAAAGTGGAATAACCGTTTTCCAAGTATCTGATAACCATCAATTAAATAATGAATTCCGTCTGTATATAGTGGTAATCCTAATGTTGCAAAATGATCTGTTTTGGGATAAAGATATTTTGTCCTCCGCTGAAAATCCCTTATCTCACCCGCAGTAGGACTCCAGAAAGCATTTATCTGTATGATATCAAACTCATCCACTTGCGGGTAATCAATTTGCCAGTATTTAAATAGTTTGTCAAATTCCGCGTCATAACCTGCAATTCCTTCAATCGCTTCCTGTTCCCCCTGATACCAAAAAAAGTTACGGATCCTTGCTGGTTTTGCTTTATTGACCCGATGTAAAAGACCGCCATAAAGAGAGGTAGGCTTAGCAGGATTGCTCGCATCCCTGTCCAAAAACTGCGTTATCTTCGTTCCTGGCAAAGAGCCATTGATAACGCAGGTAGGAATACCGTAAGTTTCAAGAACAGACCTTTGAAGCTGCAAACCCCAGGCTCCCACGTAAGTCCATGACCATGCCGCAGGAATCCATAGCGTATCACCGGGAGTGAGCCCCGGATTGGAATCGGGAATACGTGCAACCGTACGGCAGTATTTGTTTGAATAATCCCCAAATTGAAGAGCCAATGCATTTGATTGTCCGCTGATTACATAAAAATCACCTGCAACAACTTCGGCTCTTTTTACTATTAAAATAGAATCGGCCTGTTTACATGCGTATATCTCGAAAGAATAATCTGCCATTTCCGCCTTAATAGATGGCTTAATATCAAAGGAAGCCGAAGGTTTTCCCTCATAAGCAAGTACTGATTTATTATAGGCATAACGTTCTTTATTCCTGAAAGTAACAACAGAAATATGATCCCATCCTGCAACTTCAATTACTCCTGAAACTGGCACGACAGCCATGTCATCGTCTTCTCTGGCATACAATTGCATGTCTTCCGGAAGCTGATCAAAGACGACAGAATAAAAACGCTGCGCATAAATTTCTGCTTTAAAACCACAAATGAAGATAAGCAGTAAAATAAATTTTTTATTCGTTGAGTTCATTATCAAATCTTAATTTCAGACTCTTGTTAAATCAAAAATATGTCTTTATTATTTCACATTCAAAGCTTCTGTTTTATTTTCATATTGACTATGTAAACGTATATTCTTGAAGTCTGGTTTGCAAGAAATCCTTTTTGTTATATCTATGTGCGAAAACCACTAAAATTCTGTTTTATTATGATAACAGGCGGTTGTATAATAGATTTGTTA from Dyadobacter sp. NIV53 carries:
- a CDS encoding sialate O-acetylesterase, producing the protein MNSTNKKFILLLIFICGFKAEIYAQRFYSVVFDQLPEDMQLYAREDDDMAVVPVSGVIEVAGWDHISVVTFRNKERYAYNKSVLAYEGKPSASFDIKPSIKAEMADYSFEIYACKQADSILIVKRAEVVAGDFYVISGQSNALALQFGDYSNKYCRTVARIPDSNPGLTPGDTLWIPAAWSWTYVGAWGLQLQRSVLETYGIPTCVINGSLPGTKITQFLDRDASNPAKPTSLYGGLLHRVNKAKPARIRNFFWYQGEQEAIEGIAGYDAEFDKLFKYWQIDYPQVDEFDIIQINAFWSPTAGEIRDFQRRTKYLYPKTDHFATLGLPLYTDGIHYLIDGYQILGKRLFHFLSPKNYGLADTVDVSCPDIKKAYYSSAKKDEIVLLFDEGQHLKWPADTIIKGEDGTPVTMSNRNFFFLDGNNASPAKVKSGTAAGNRVTLSMTEPVTAKTINYLPIVKPANISVFRGPYITNSTGLSAFSFNNVTIGDPLLLSLSSIQAGMTVQVEWPSATGATNYVLERKTDSSAVFTKIKEFDDKTVSYVDKDVAVNKTYTYRIQAFSAVSESQQYESSITVVPILAVEPQNKSDYMNVYPNPSTDKLNIQFKKATSGVLQIVNKQGQSVFSDNIVLKKEYFINTALLPSGAYIITLKNDKGIAVSQKIVK